TGGCCTCATGTTTTGAAATGAAGCAATTTGGACCTTCATTTGTCCTTATGCTTCTCAACtcattagttttgttttgcattaaactaataatattaaaaaaataatattttattcaacttatataaaatcatctcaacttattccAGACAAACGAGCCATGTCCAAAATTTGTCTAATAAGGTGTGTAGAGCCCTGCCCTGAACTGATCTCATGCAATGCGGCCCTCATTCACTCTGTAGTCTTATTATGAAAGTTCCATTCCGtctaaaatccaataaaatcgACGCAATCTTCCACTCCACTCCATCTCCTCTCAAGCTCTCCCACCAATCGTACCGCCAAACATCATCAACCCATCGTTCCACTCATCTCAACAATCTCCTAAACGCCACTCTGCACTCCAAGAACCTCAAACATACCACCCAAATTCACACCCAGATCATCACGAACAACTACACTTGTCTCCCTTTCCTCTTTAACAACCTCCTCAACTTGTATGCTAAATGTGGTAACATCAACCGAAGCATACTGCTATTCTCAACTAACCATGCTGGGTTTAAAAACGTTGTCATTTGGACCTCTCTTATTACCCAGTTATCCCGCTTTAGTAAACCCTTTAAGGCCTTGACGTTTTTCAACAAAATGAGGAGCACTGGTATTTATCCAAACCACTTTACCTTCTCTGCCATCTTGCCTGCTTGTGCTGACTCCATGACGGTCGAACATGGTGAACAAATGCACTGTTTAATTTGGAAACATGGGTTCCAAACCGATATATTTGTTGGCACTGCACTGGTTGACATGTATGCAAAGTGTACTGATATGACCTCAGCGGAGAGAGTGTTTGCTGAAATGCCTGATAGAAACCTTGTTTCTTGGAATTCTATGATTGTTGGGTTCTTGcagaaaaagttatattatcgGGCAGTTGAAATTTTCAGGGAAGTTCGTAGGCAGGTTTCGGATGGTCCTGATGAAGTGAGTTGCTCGGGTGTGCTGAGTGCTTGTGCTAATATGGGCTGCTTGGAATTTGGGAGACAAGTTCATGGAATTGCTTTCAAGCATGGCTTGGTAGCATTGACTTACGTGAATAACTCATTAATGGATATGTACTGTAAATGTGGATTGTTTGGTGATGCTCTTGAGTTGTTCAAGACCATAGGAGACAGAGATGTTGTTGCATGGAATGTGATGATAACGGGGTGTGTCCACAGTGGTAAATTTGAGGAGGCTTGCAGATATTTTTGGTTCATGAGGACGGAAGGTATAGCACCTGATGAGGCTACATACTCTTCTGTCCTTCATGCTTCTGCTAGTCTTTCAGCACTTAATCAAGGCGCTTTGATCCATGATCAGACCATAAAAACAGGTTTTATGAACAATGCATGCATTGCAAGCTCATTGATTACAATGTATGCAAAAAGTGGGAGCTTGGTTGATGCCAATCGCGTGTTCAAAGAGATTCAGGAACGAAATGTGGTTTGTTGGACAGCGATGATTGCTGCTTGCCAACAACATGGCTGTGCAAACCAAGCCATTGAGTTGTTTGAGGAAATGCTTGGGAAGGGAATTGAACCTGATTACATTTCGTTTGTATCTGTTCTATCAGCTTGTAGCCATGCTGGTCATGTCGAAGAAGGATTTGTTTACTTTTCTTCCATGACTGAGGTTCATGGCATGAATCCTGGGCCTGAACACTATGCCTGCATGGTTGACTTGCTTGGTCGTGTCGGTAAGTTGGAAGAAGCTAAGGGGTTTATTGAGTCAATGCCAATCAAACCTGACTCATCGGTTTTGGGAGCCTTGCTTGGGGCTTGTAGGAATTATGGCAATCTTGAAATAGGAAGAGAGATTGCGAAGAGACTTTTTGAGTTGGAACCAGACAATCCGGGGAATTATGTGCTGCTTGCTAATATGCTCACACGGAAAGGGATGATTGAGGAAGCTGATGAGGTTAGGAGGTCGATGGGGGTCAATGGAGTAAGAAAGGAACCAGGATGTAGCTGGATTGATGTTAAGAACATTACATCTGTGTTTACAGTGCATGACAGATCACATTCTAGGACAGACGAGATATATGAGATGTTGAGAAAGTTGGAGGAGTTGGTGATTAGGAAAGGTTATAAGCCTGAAACGCAATTTGCAGTTAACAGTGTGGAAGGA
This genomic interval from Juglans microcarpa x Juglans regia isolate MS1-56 chromosome 4D, Jm3101_v1.0, whole genome shotgun sequence contains the following:
- the LOC121259963 gene encoding pentatricopeptide repeat-containing protein At5g40410, mitochondrial-like, which gives rise to MQCGPHSLCSLIMKVPFRLKSNKIDAIFHSTPSPLKLSHQSYRQTSSTHRSTHLNNLLNATLHSKNLKHTTQIHTQIITNNYTCLPFLFNNLLNLYAKCGNINRSILLFSTNHAGFKNVVIWTSLITQLSRFSKPFKALTFFNKMRSTGIYPNHFTFSAILPACADSMTVEHGEQMHCLIWKHGFQTDIFVGTALVDMYAKCTDMTSAERVFAEMPDRNLVSWNSMIVGFLQKKLYYRAVEIFREVRRQVSDGPDEVSCSGVLSACANMGCLEFGRQVHGIAFKHGLVALTYVNNSLMDMYCKCGLFGDALELFKTIGDRDVVAWNVMITGCVHSGKFEEACRYFWFMRTEGIAPDEATYSSVLHASASLSALNQGALIHDQTIKTGFMNNACIASSLITMYAKSGSLVDANRVFKEIQERNVVCWTAMIAACQQHGCANQAIELFEEMLGKGIEPDYISFVSVLSACSHAGHVEEGFVYFSSMTEVHGMNPGPEHYACMVDLLGRVGKLEEAKGFIESMPIKPDSSVLGALLGACRNYGNLEIGREIAKRLFELEPDNPGNYVLLANMLTRKGMIEEADEVRRSMGVNGVRKEPGCSWIDVKNITSVFTVHDRSHSRTDEIYEMLRKLEELVIRKGYKPETQFAVNSVEGYKEQSLWYHSEKLALALGLLALPAGAPIIIKKNLRTCGDCHTVMKFASEIFGREIILRDVNRFHRFTNGLCSCKDYW